A window of the Anticarsia gemmatalis isolate Benzon Research Colony breed Stoneville strain chromosome W, ilAntGemm2 primary, whole genome shotgun sequence genome harbors these coding sequences:
- the LOC142985831 gene encoding uncharacterized protein LOC142985831, with the protein MTSTANFDVPTLISELRQLRQEMSEIRQEIKEQSSHISKTIDERLAEYSNICQSKDIEIATLKASVSHLQQVVANQEQQLIKNDLEIIGIPEQDNENLTHIVLLTSQKMGIKLTEADVDEVARAGPKRPKVSELRSTEAKRPRPIVVKLLRRQKRDELVQAARSRRNVTTDNITPGPSQKIFVNERLTKANRNLFRDARLRSQKKGFRFCWVRHGGIFIKENENKQAIRILSSDDLDRILGPPPQSEPVSS; encoded by the coding sequence ATGACCTCTACAGCCAACTTTGATGTGCCCACCTTGATATCAGAACTACGTCAATTACGACAGGAAATGTCCGAAATTCGACAAGAGATAAAAGAACAATCTTCTCACATTTCCAAAACGATTGATGAACGTCTCGCTGAATACTCCAATATCTGTCAATCCAAAGACATCGAGATCGCAACTCTGAAAGCATCTGTTAGCCACCTCCAACAGGTAGTTGCCAATCAGGAACAGCAATTGATAAAAAACGACTTGGAGATTATTGGAATACCAGAACAGGACAATGAAAATCTTACTCACATTGTCCTGCTGACGTCCCAAAAAATGGGAATAAAGCTAACCGAAGCCGATGTAGATGAAGTAGCTCGGGCGGGACCGAAACGTCCCAAAGTCTCGGAGCTTCGATCAACTGAAGCTAAAAGACCGCGTCCAATCGTCGTCAAACTACTACGCCGACAGAAAAGAGACGAGCTAGTGCAAGCAGCCAGATCGAGACGGAATGTGACGACCGATAACATCACACCTGGTCCCTCGCAGAAGATATTCGTCAACGAACGACTTACTAAGGCCAACCGAAACTTATTTCGTGACGCAAGACTTCGCTCACAAAAAAAAGGATTTCGATTCTGCTGGGTGCGTCACGGTGGAATCTTCATCAAGGAGAATGAGAACAAGCAAGCAATTCGTATCCTCTCCTCTGATGACCTGGACCGAATACTGGGCCCCCCACCACAGTCCGAACCGGTTAGTTCCTAA
- the LOC142985832 gene encoding uncharacterized protein LOC142985832, which produces MEKYGFGLSSKETIALVSKFIKTNKIKTEFKNGIPGYDWFSAFCKRNRLSLKKPQAVEMSRKAACDPFIIKQYFATLETCLNEMDLKFHPERIWNLDESSFSKDPEKTKVVGARGFASTRTIASGGKDNVTVLFTASALGEKLAPLIIQGKNVWDQWMSDRAFAGTTYAATKNGWIESKVFEKYMLGTVLPHISKESPCLLIYDGHSTHIQLSLLEKAAELGVTILKLPSHASHLLQPLDLSVFKSMKDKWDAKILTWQRLNVGAKLQKDQFSQIIGEVWNELDPKIIRNGFKKGGVFPFNKNTS; this is translated from the exons ATGGAGAAATATGGCTTTGGTCTCTCATCCAAAGAAACAATTGCTTTAGTAAGTAAATTCATAAAgaccaacaaaataaaaacagaattcAAAAATGGAATACCTGGTTATGACTGGTTTTCGGCATTTTGTAAAAGGAATAGgttgtcattaaaaaaaccCCAAGCGGTTGAAATGTCACGGAAAGCTGCATGTGACccgtttataattaaacaatattttgcaaCACTTGAAACATGCCTTAATGAGATGGATTTGAAATTCCATCCAGAGAGAATCTGGAATTTAGACGAATCTAGCTTTAGCAAAGATCCAGAAAAAACTAAAGTTGTGGGTGCCAGAGGTTTTGCTAGCACTAGAACCATAGCTTCCGGTGGCAAAGACAACGTTACAGTGTTATTCACAGCGAGTGCATTAGGTGAAAAGCTGGCTCCTTtgattatacagg GAAAAAATGTGTGGGATCAATGGATGTCCGATAGGGCATTCGCAGGCACTACATATGCTGCTACTAAAAACGGATGGATAGAGTCAAAAGTGTTTGAGAAATACATGCTTGGCACAGTCTTGCCTCACATAAGCAAAGAATCGCCATGCTTACTAATATATGATGGCCACTCTACGCATATACAGTTAAGTTTGTTAGAAAAAGCTGCAGAACTGGGGGTAACCATCTTAAAATTACCATCCCACGCTAGCCATCTTTTACAACCTTTAGATTTATCAGTATTCAAATCAATGAAAGACAAATGGGatgcaaaaatattaacatgGCAGCGTCTTAACGTCGGGGCAAAGTTACAAAAAGATCAATTTAGCCAAATCATTGGGGAAGTCTGGAATGAATTAGATcccaaaataataagaaatgggtttaaaaaagGGGGCGTGTttccatttaataaaaatactagctga